One part of the Glycine soja cultivar W05 chromosome 11, ASM419377v2, whole genome shotgun sequence genome encodes these proteins:
- the LOC114376335 gene encoding uncharacterized protein LOC114376335 isoform X1, with protein sequence MVANRNLITWNTKSGLLNSGSAWLPRQLLRLPRKFSPLKPFAMLPNNLHVALLSLSVSAVPLRNTFEEEPYMKRKVLRLSQTFNQIKDVNLQLASTTAKKIVEDPFEQSKRWKITSSYGDIGLIYRDEETNAYVASRMPAVYSACYRVLKEVRRRLPGFSPSKVLDFGAGTGSAFWALQEVWPKSLEKVNLIEPSQSMQRAGRSLMQGLKNLPLIHSYDSIQSLSKSITKSEREHDLVIASYVLGEIPSIKDRITIVRQLWDLTRDILVLVEPGTPHGSNIIAQMRSHILWMEERKYRKSSRKNNEVCKDLITEKAGAFVVAPCPHDGACPLVKSGKYCHFVQRLERTSSQRAYKRSKGDPLRGFEDEKFSYVVFRRGSRPSDPWPLDGMEFETLKEQHAKRNPEDLEIDYEDWLKLQQSDDTPHEVADAETDIADDLETDDAPREVVNAVTYDSDDAVETDGPIDSEEDEEREEERGSADLGGGWGRIVFMPVRRGRQVTMNVCRSTKRDASEGSYDRIVVTRTKNPTLHQQAKRSIWGDLWPC encoded by the exons ATGGTTGCTAATAG GAACCTGATTACTTGGAACACAAAGAGTGGTTTGTTAAATTCTGGGTCAGCATGGCTGCCCAGACAATTGCTGAGACTGCCCAGAAAATTCTCACCCCTGAAACCCTTCGCTATGCTGCCAAACAATCTGCACGTTGCCTTGTTGTCCCTGTCCGTCTCCGCCGTGCCATTAAGAAATACCTTCGAG GAGGAGCCATATATGAAGAGGAAAGTCTTGAGATTGTCTCAAACATTCAATCAAATCAAGGATGTCAATCTCCAGCTGGCATCCACCACAGCAAAGAAGATAGTTGAAGACCCTTTTGAACAATCAAAACGTTGGAAGATTACCAGCTCTTATGGGGACATTGGTCTCATATATAGAGATGAAGAGACAAATGCATATGTGGCTTCTCGAATGCCAGCTGTTTACTCTGCTTGTTACAGAGTACTTAAAGAG GTTCGCAGAAGGCTTCCGGGTTTCTCCCCATCTAAGGTATTAGATTTTGGTGCGGGGACAGGTTCAGCTTTCTG GGCACTGCAAGAAGTTTGGCCAAAATCTTtagaaaaagttaatttaatagAACCATCACAATCAATGCAGCGTGCAGGTCGGAGCCTTATGCAAG GTCTCAAGAATTTGCCACTTATTCATAGCTATGACAGCATTCAATCACTTTCTAAAAGTATCACTAAATCAGAGAGAGAGCATGACCTTGTAATTGCT TCCTATGTTCTTGGAGAGATCCCATCAATAAAGGATCGAATTACCATAGTTCGCCAGCTTTGGGATCTAACACGGGACATTCTG GTTTTGGTTGAACCAGGAACACCTCATGGATCTAATATTATAGCTCAGATGAGATCTCACATATTATGGATGGAAGAAAGA AAGTACCGTAAGTCTTCTCGTAAGAATAATGAAGTTTGTAAAGATTTGATCACTGAGAAGGCCGGTGCCTTTGTGGTTGCTCCT TGTCCTCATGATGGGGCTTGTCCTCTGGTAAAATCTGGGAAATATTGTCATTTTGTTCAGCGTTTGGAAAGGACATCTTCACAACGTGCCTACAAG CGTTCGAAGGGTGATCCTTTACGTGGATTTGAAGATGAAAAATTTTCCTATGTTGTTTTTAGACGAGGATCAAGgccaag TGATCCTTGGCCCCTTGATGGTATGGAATTTGAGACTCTGAAGGAGCAGCATGCAAAAAGAAATCCAGAGGATCTTGAAATTGACTACG AGGACTGGTTGAAGTTGCAACAATCTGATGACACTCCTCATGAAGTAGCTGATGCAGAAACTGACATTgctgatgatttggaaactgaTGATGCTCCTCGTGAAGTAGTGAATGCTGTAACTTATGATTCTGATGATGCTGTGGAAACTGATGGTCCCATTGATagtgaagaggacgaggaaagggaagaagaaagaggcAGTGCTGATCTTGGAGGTGGCTGGGGCAGGATTGTCTTCATGCCTGTCAGAAGGGGTAGACAAGTCACCATGAATGTGTGCAGATCCACCAAAAGGGATGCCTCAGAGGGTTCATATGACCGTATTGTCGTCACTCGGACCAAGAACCCTACCTTGCATCAACAGGCCAAAAGATCTATTTGGGGTGACCTGTGGCCGTGTTGA
- the LOC114376335 gene encoding uncharacterized protein LOC114376335 isoform X2, with protein sequence MVANRNLITWNTKSGLLNSGSAWLPRQLLRLPRKFSPLKPFAMLPNNLHVALLSLSVSAVPLRNTFEEEPYMKRKVLRLSQTFNQIKDVNLQLASTTAKKIVEDPFEQSKRWKITSSYGDIGLIYRDEETNAYVASRMPAVYSACYRVLKEVRRRLPGFSPSKVLDFGAGTGSAFWALQEVWPKSLEKVNLIEPSQSMQRAGRSLMQGLKNLPLIHSYDSIQSLSKSITKSEREHDLVIASYVLGEIPSIKDRITIVRQLWDLTRDILVLVEPGTPHGSNIIAQMRSHILWMEERYRKSSRKNNEVCKDLITEKAGAFVVAPCPHDGACPLVKSGKYCHFVQRLERTSSQRAYKRSKGDPLRGFEDEKFSYVVFRRGSRPSDPWPLDGMEFETLKEQHAKRNPEDLEIDYEDWLKLQQSDDTPHEVADAETDIADDLETDDAPREVVNAVTYDSDDAVETDGPIDSEEDEEREEERGSADLGGGWGRIVFMPVRRGRQVTMNVCRSTKRDASEGSYDRIVVTRTKNPTLHQQAKRSIWGDLWPC encoded by the exons ATGGTTGCTAATAG GAACCTGATTACTTGGAACACAAAGAGTGGTTTGTTAAATTCTGGGTCAGCATGGCTGCCCAGACAATTGCTGAGACTGCCCAGAAAATTCTCACCCCTGAAACCCTTCGCTATGCTGCCAAACAATCTGCACGTTGCCTTGTTGTCCCTGTCCGTCTCCGCCGTGCCATTAAGAAATACCTTCGAG GAGGAGCCATATATGAAGAGGAAAGTCTTGAGATTGTCTCAAACATTCAATCAAATCAAGGATGTCAATCTCCAGCTGGCATCCACCACAGCAAAGAAGATAGTTGAAGACCCTTTTGAACAATCAAAACGTTGGAAGATTACCAGCTCTTATGGGGACATTGGTCTCATATATAGAGATGAAGAGACAAATGCATATGTGGCTTCTCGAATGCCAGCTGTTTACTCTGCTTGTTACAGAGTACTTAAAGAG GTTCGCAGAAGGCTTCCGGGTTTCTCCCCATCTAAGGTATTAGATTTTGGTGCGGGGACAGGTTCAGCTTTCTG GGCACTGCAAGAAGTTTGGCCAAAATCTTtagaaaaagttaatttaatagAACCATCACAATCAATGCAGCGTGCAGGTCGGAGCCTTATGCAAG GTCTCAAGAATTTGCCACTTATTCATAGCTATGACAGCATTCAATCACTTTCTAAAAGTATCACTAAATCAGAGAGAGAGCATGACCTTGTAATTGCT TCCTATGTTCTTGGAGAGATCCCATCAATAAAGGATCGAATTACCATAGTTCGCCAGCTTTGGGATCTAACACGGGACATTCTG GTTTTGGTTGAACCAGGAACACCTCATGGATCTAATATTATAGCTCAGATGAGATCTCACATATTATGGATGGAAGAAAGA TACCGTAAGTCTTCTCGTAAGAATAATGAAGTTTGTAAAGATTTGATCACTGAGAAGGCCGGTGCCTTTGTGGTTGCTCCT TGTCCTCATGATGGGGCTTGTCCTCTGGTAAAATCTGGGAAATATTGTCATTTTGTTCAGCGTTTGGAAAGGACATCTTCACAACGTGCCTACAAG CGTTCGAAGGGTGATCCTTTACGTGGATTTGAAGATGAAAAATTTTCCTATGTTGTTTTTAGACGAGGATCAAGgccaag TGATCCTTGGCCCCTTGATGGTATGGAATTTGAGACTCTGAAGGAGCAGCATGCAAAAAGAAATCCAGAGGATCTTGAAATTGACTACG AGGACTGGTTGAAGTTGCAACAATCTGATGACACTCCTCATGAAGTAGCTGATGCAGAAACTGACATTgctgatgatttggaaactgaTGATGCTCCTCGTGAAGTAGTGAATGCTGTAACTTATGATTCTGATGATGCTGTGGAAACTGATGGTCCCATTGATagtgaagaggacgaggaaagggaagaagaaagaggcAGTGCTGATCTTGGAGGTGGCTGGGGCAGGATTGTCTTCATGCCTGTCAGAAGGGGTAGACAAGTCACCATGAATGTGTGCAGATCCACCAAAAGGGATGCCTCAGAGGGTTCATATGACCGTATTGTCGTCACTCGGACCAAGAACCCTACCTTGCATCAACAGGCCAAAAGATCTATTTGGGGTGACCTGTGGCCGTGTTGA
- the LOC114376335 gene encoding methyltransferase-like protein 17, mitochondrial isoform X3, which produces MAAQTIAETAQKILTPETLRYAAKQSARCLVVPVRLRRAIKKYLREQEEPYMKRKVLRLSQTFNQIKDVNLQLASTTAKKIVEDPFEQSKRWKITSSYGDIGLIYRDEETNAYVASRMPAVYSACYRVLKEVRRRLPGFSPSKVLDFGAGTGSAFWALQEVWPKSLEKVNLIEPSQSMQRAGRSLMQGLKNLPLIHSYDSIQSLSKSITKSEREHDLVIASYVLGEIPSIKDRITIVRQLWDLTRDILVLVEPGTPHGSNIIAQMRSHILWMEERKYRKSSRKNNEVCKDLITEKAGAFVVAPCPHDGACPLVKSGKYCHFVQRLERTSSQRAYKRSKGDPLRGFEDEKFSYVVFRRGSRPSDPWPLDGMEFETLKEQHAKRNPEDLEIDYEDWLKLQQSDDTPHEVADAETDIADDLETDDAPREVVNAVTYDSDDAVETDGPIDSEEDEEREEERGSADLGGGWGRIVFMPVRRGRQVTMNVCRSTKRDASEGSYDRIVVTRTKNPTLHQQAKRSIWGDLWPC; this is translated from the exons ATGGCTGCCCAGACAATTGCTGAGACTGCCCAGAAAATTCTCACCCCTGAAACCCTTCGCTATGCTGCCAAACAATCTGCACGTTGCCTTGTTGTCCCTGTCCGTCTCCGCCGTGCCATTAAGAAATACCTTCGAG AGCAGGAGGAGCCATATATGAAGAGGAAAGTCTTGAGATTGTCTCAAACATTCAATCAAATCAAGGATGTCAATCTCCAGCTGGCATCCACCACAGCAAAGAAGATAGTTGAAGACCCTTTTGAACAATCAAAACGTTGGAAGATTACCAGCTCTTATGGGGACATTGGTCTCATATATAGAGATGAAGAGACAAATGCATATGTGGCTTCTCGAATGCCAGCTGTTTACTCTGCTTGTTACAGAGTACTTAAAGAG GTTCGCAGAAGGCTTCCGGGTTTCTCCCCATCTAAGGTATTAGATTTTGGTGCGGGGACAGGTTCAGCTTTCTG GGCACTGCAAGAAGTTTGGCCAAAATCTTtagaaaaagttaatttaatagAACCATCACAATCAATGCAGCGTGCAGGTCGGAGCCTTATGCAAG GTCTCAAGAATTTGCCACTTATTCATAGCTATGACAGCATTCAATCACTTTCTAAAAGTATCACTAAATCAGAGAGAGAGCATGACCTTGTAATTGCT TCCTATGTTCTTGGAGAGATCCCATCAATAAAGGATCGAATTACCATAGTTCGCCAGCTTTGGGATCTAACACGGGACATTCTG GTTTTGGTTGAACCAGGAACACCTCATGGATCTAATATTATAGCTCAGATGAGATCTCACATATTATGGATGGAAGAAAGA AAGTACCGTAAGTCTTCTCGTAAGAATAATGAAGTTTGTAAAGATTTGATCACTGAGAAGGCCGGTGCCTTTGTGGTTGCTCCT TGTCCTCATGATGGGGCTTGTCCTCTGGTAAAATCTGGGAAATATTGTCATTTTGTTCAGCGTTTGGAAAGGACATCTTCACAACGTGCCTACAAG CGTTCGAAGGGTGATCCTTTACGTGGATTTGAAGATGAAAAATTTTCCTATGTTGTTTTTAGACGAGGATCAAGgccaag TGATCCTTGGCCCCTTGATGGTATGGAATTTGAGACTCTGAAGGAGCAGCATGCAAAAAGAAATCCAGAGGATCTTGAAATTGACTACG AGGACTGGTTGAAGTTGCAACAATCTGATGACACTCCTCATGAAGTAGCTGATGCAGAAACTGACATTgctgatgatttggaaactgaTGATGCTCCTCGTGAAGTAGTGAATGCTGTAACTTATGATTCTGATGATGCTGTGGAAACTGATGGTCCCATTGATagtgaagaggacgaggaaagggaagaagaaagaggcAGTGCTGATCTTGGAGGTGGCTGGGGCAGGATTGTCTTCATGCCTGTCAGAAGGGGTAGACAAGTCACCATGAATGTGTGCAGATCCACCAAAAGGGATGCCTCAGAGGGTTCATATGACCGTATTGTCGTCACTCGGACCAAGAACCCTACCTTGCATCAACAGGCCAAAAGATCTATTTGGGGTGACCTGTGGCCGTGTTGA
- the LOC114376335 gene encoding uncharacterized protein LOC114376335 isoform X4 has translation MLPNNLHVALLSLSVSAVPLRNTFEEEPYMKRKVLRLSQTFNQIKDVNLQLASTTAKKIVEDPFEQSKRWKITSSYGDIGLIYRDEETNAYVASRMPAVYSACYRVLKEVRRRLPGFSPSKVLDFGAGTGSAFWALQEVWPKSLEKVNLIEPSQSMQRAGRSLMQGLKNLPLIHSYDSIQSLSKSITKSEREHDLVIASYVLGEIPSIKDRITIVRQLWDLTRDILVLVEPGTPHGSNIIAQMRSHILWMEERKYRKSSRKNNEVCKDLITEKAGAFVVAPCPHDGACPLVKSGKYCHFVQRLERTSSQRAYKRSKGDPLRGFEDEKFSYVVFRRGSRPSDPWPLDGMEFETLKEQHAKRNPEDLEIDYEDWLKLQQSDDTPHEVADAETDIADDLETDDAPREVVNAVTYDSDDAVETDGPIDSEEDEEREEERGSADLGGGWGRIVFMPVRRGRQVTMNVCRSTKRDASEGSYDRIVVTRTKNPTLHQQAKRSIWGDLWPC, from the exons ATGCTGCCAAACAATCTGCACGTTGCCTTGTTGTCCCTGTCCGTCTCCGCCGTGCCATTAAGAAATACCTTCGAG GAGGAGCCATATATGAAGAGGAAAGTCTTGAGATTGTCTCAAACATTCAATCAAATCAAGGATGTCAATCTCCAGCTGGCATCCACCACAGCAAAGAAGATAGTTGAAGACCCTTTTGAACAATCAAAACGTTGGAAGATTACCAGCTCTTATGGGGACATTGGTCTCATATATAGAGATGAAGAGACAAATGCATATGTGGCTTCTCGAATGCCAGCTGTTTACTCTGCTTGTTACAGAGTACTTAAAGAG GTTCGCAGAAGGCTTCCGGGTTTCTCCCCATCTAAGGTATTAGATTTTGGTGCGGGGACAGGTTCAGCTTTCTG GGCACTGCAAGAAGTTTGGCCAAAATCTTtagaaaaagttaatttaatagAACCATCACAATCAATGCAGCGTGCAGGTCGGAGCCTTATGCAAG GTCTCAAGAATTTGCCACTTATTCATAGCTATGACAGCATTCAATCACTTTCTAAAAGTATCACTAAATCAGAGAGAGAGCATGACCTTGTAATTGCT TCCTATGTTCTTGGAGAGATCCCATCAATAAAGGATCGAATTACCATAGTTCGCCAGCTTTGGGATCTAACACGGGACATTCTG GTTTTGGTTGAACCAGGAACACCTCATGGATCTAATATTATAGCTCAGATGAGATCTCACATATTATGGATGGAAGAAAGA AAGTACCGTAAGTCTTCTCGTAAGAATAATGAAGTTTGTAAAGATTTGATCACTGAGAAGGCCGGTGCCTTTGTGGTTGCTCCT TGTCCTCATGATGGGGCTTGTCCTCTGGTAAAATCTGGGAAATATTGTCATTTTGTTCAGCGTTTGGAAAGGACATCTTCACAACGTGCCTACAAG CGTTCGAAGGGTGATCCTTTACGTGGATTTGAAGATGAAAAATTTTCCTATGTTGTTTTTAGACGAGGATCAAGgccaag TGATCCTTGGCCCCTTGATGGTATGGAATTTGAGACTCTGAAGGAGCAGCATGCAAAAAGAAATCCAGAGGATCTTGAAATTGACTACG AGGACTGGTTGAAGTTGCAACAATCTGATGACACTCCTCATGAAGTAGCTGATGCAGAAACTGACATTgctgatgatttggaaactgaTGATGCTCCTCGTGAAGTAGTGAATGCTGTAACTTATGATTCTGATGATGCTGTGGAAACTGATGGTCCCATTGATagtgaagaggacgaggaaagggaagaagaaagaggcAGTGCTGATCTTGGAGGTGGCTGGGGCAGGATTGTCTTCATGCCTGTCAGAAGGGGTAGACAAGTCACCATGAATGTGTGCAGATCCACCAAAAGGGATGCCTCAGAGGGTTCATATGACCGTATTGTCGTCACTCGGACCAAGAACCCTACCTTGCATCAACAGGCCAAAAGATCTATTTGGGGTGACCTGTGGCCGTGTTGA